The Beijerinckiaceae bacterium RH AL1 genome has a segment encoding these proteins:
- the rimP gene encoding Ribosome maturation factor RimP (ID:RHAL1_00058;~source:Prodigal:2.6), with the protein MSEPSTAPDLIDEPRLSEETGATLAVARIAAPVLRDLGFRLVRVRLSAQDGTTLQVMAERPDGTLTVEDCEAISEALSPVLDVEDPIKQAYRLEISSPGIDRPLMRVSDFRRAVGFEAKIELHALRDGRKRFRGLIEALDETGPAPVLALTRLDAKPGEPEDVRLPLAEIADGRLVLTDDLIRETLRAAKAAREAAGAPDEDEKTPSDEAAPAKGPGRFAARNAARQPKSRPITPAGLKGRPR; encoded by the coding sequence TTGAGCGAGCCATCCACCGCGCCCGATCTGATCGACGAACCGCGTCTCTCCGAGGAGACGGGCGCGACGCTCGCCGTCGCGCGCATCGCCGCGCCGGTGCTGCGCGACCTCGGCTTCCGGCTGGTGCGCGTCCGCCTCTCGGCGCAGGACGGGACGACCCTGCAGGTCATGGCTGAGCGCCCCGATGGGACGCTCACCGTCGAGGATTGCGAGGCGATCTCCGAGGCGCTGTCGCCGGTGCTCGACGTCGAGGATCCGATCAAGCAGGCCTACCGGCTCGAGATCTCCTCGCCCGGCATCGACCGGCCGCTTATGCGGGTCTCGGACTTCCGCCGCGCCGTCGGCTTCGAGGCGAAGATCGAGCTGCACGCTCTGAGGGATGGCCGCAAGCGCTTCCGCGGGCTGATCGAGGCGCTCGACGAGACCGGTCCGGCGCCGGTGCTGGCGCTGACGCGCCTCGACGCGAAGCCCGGCGAGCCGGAGGACGTGCGGCTGCCGCTCGCCGAGATCGCCGATGGGCGCCTCGTGCTGACCGACGACCTGATCCGCGAGACGCTGCGCGCCGCGAAGGCCGCGCGGGAAGCTGCCGGCGCCCCGGACGAAGACGAAAAGACGCCCTCGGACGAGGCGGCGCCCGCCAAGGGACCCGGCCGGTTCGCGGCCCGCAACGCCGCCCGCCAGCCGAAAAGCCGGCCGATCACGCCGGCCGGCCTCAAGGGGCGGCCGAGATGA
- the murA gene encoding UDP-N-acetylglucosamine 1-carboxyvinyltransferase (ID:RHAL1_00059;~source:Prodigal:2.6): MDRIRIVGGQSLVGTIPISGAKNAALPLMIASLLTRETLTLHNVPSLADVRMLVRILNHHGVDYSMDGRRSGEDPHAARAIHLCARDIVDTTAPYELVSKMRASFWVIAPLLARMGEARVSLPGGCAIGTRPVDLLLMALEKLGAEIEIEAGYAHAKAPHGLKGAEIEFPKVTVGGTHTVLMAAVLAKGTTVVRNAAREPEVVDLANCLNKMGAKISGAGTSTIEITGVGSLGGAYHSVLPDRIEAGTYAMAVAMAGGDVLLAGAEPAALERALDAITSAGASVAATNEGIRVKRNGHGLSSVDISTAPFPGFPTDLQAQFMALMTKAKGASRITETIFENRFMHVQELARLGAHIRLDGDSAVVEGVKTLQGAPVMATDLRASVSLVIAALAAEGETIVNRVYHLDRGFEHLEDKLGRCGAIVERLSNPG, translated from the coding sequence ATGGACCGTATTCGCATCGTCGGCGGGCAGAGCCTCGTCGGGACGATCCCGATCTCGGGCGCCAAGAACGCCGCGCTGCCTTTGATGATCGCCTCGCTGCTGACGCGCGAGACGCTGACGCTGCACAACGTCCCGAGCCTCGCCGACGTGCGCATGCTGGTGCGTATCCTCAACCACCACGGCGTCGACTATTCGATGGACGGCCGCCGCTCGGGCGAGGACCCGCATGCCGCCCGCGCCATCCATCTCTGCGCCCGCGACATCGTCGACACGACGGCGCCCTACGAGCTCGTCTCGAAGATGCGCGCGAGCTTCTGGGTTATCGCGCCGCTGCTGGCGCGGATGGGCGAGGCCCGCGTCTCGTTGCCCGGCGGCTGCGCGATCGGCACGCGTCCGGTCGATCTTCTGCTCATGGCGCTGGAGAAGCTCGGCGCCGAGATCGAGATCGAGGCCGGCTACGCGCATGCTAAGGCGCCGCATGGGTTGAAAGGCGCCGAGATCGAGTTCCCGAAGGTGACGGTGGGCGGCACCCACACCGTGCTGATGGCCGCCGTGCTCGCCAAGGGCACGACCGTGGTCCGCAACGCCGCGCGCGAGCCCGAGGTCGTCGACCTCGCCAACTGCCTCAACAAGATGGGCGCAAAGATTTCCGGCGCCGGCACCTCGACGATCGAGATCACCGGCGTCGGCTCGCTCGGCGGCGCCTATCATTCGGTGCTGCCGGACCGCATCGAGGCCGGCACCTACGCGATGGCTGTGGCGATGGCCGGCGGCGACGTGCTGCTGGCGGGCGCCGAGCCCGCGGCGCTGGAGCGCGCGCTCGACGCGATCACCTCGGCCGGCGCCAGCGTCGCCGCGACCAACGAGGGCATCCGGGTCAAGCGCAACGGCCACGGCCTGTCGTCGGTCGACATCTCGACGGCGCCGTTCCCCGGCTTCCCCACGGATCTGCAGGCGCAGTTCATGGCCTTGATGACCAAGGCCAAGGGCGCCTCGCGCATCACCGAGACGATCTTCGAGAACCGTTTCATGCACGTGCAGGAGCTCGCTCGCCTCGGGGCCCACATCCGGCTCGACGGCGACTCCGCCGTGGTCGAAGGCGTCAAGACGCTACAGGGTGCGCCGGTGATGGCGACCGATCTGCGCGCCTCCGTATCGCTCGTGATCGCGGCGCTCGCCGCGGAGGGCGAGACCATCGTCAACCGCGTCTATCACCTCGATCGCGGCTTCGAGCATCTCGAGGACAAGCTCGGCCGCTGCGGCGCCATCGTCGAGCGCCTGTCGAACCCCGGCTAG
- a CDS encoding hypothetical protein (ID:RHAL1_00060;~conserved protein of unknown function;~source:Prodigal:2.6) yields the protein MLEGAFGVAALILASSPALAQEDIPPWLAAHVGTGSGEIARPVLERARALYQRKVSEGAVRNACYFAMDATLPNNSSDGSLARRFYEICEDRQVFHAIPAGHGGGRDLHGLADFSNRRQCAKNFGNAEDSFLTMGGAYVTAETKASFKGYYRGAGGQDQVLVRTFVQFDGEGETANARQRAIGGHAAVTMKGVCLRHDPESPYANENGYVPFGTPVDYTGGRSDGCTSWSPSDATRIAAMVKDDPTTLYIYPDARDVEAVARARRGASGTYWNAYCLKQIGAPKYWPAHVVEPLLAEYRRLHPTPPPRPAPICGER from the coding sequence TTGCTCGAAGGCGCGTTCGGCGTCGCCGCGCTCATCCTCGCCTCAAGCCCGGCTCTTGCCCAGGAGGACATCCCGCCGTGGCTCGCGGCGCATGTCGGGACCGGAAGCGGCGAGATCGCGCGGCCGGTGCTCGAGCGGGCGCGGGCGCTCTATCAGCGGAAGGTGTCCGAAGGCGCGGTCCGCAACGCCTGCTACTTTGCGATGGACGCCACGCTGCCGAACAATTCGAGCGACGGTTCGCTGGCGCGGCGCTTCTACGAGATCTGCGAAGACCGCCAGGTGTTCCACGCGATACCGGCGGGCCACGGCGGCGGGCGCGACCTGCACGGCCTTGCCGACTTCTCCAACAGGCGGCAGTGCGCCAAGAATTTCGGCAATGCCGAGGACTCGTTCCTGACGATGGGCGGCGCCTACGTGACGGCCGAGACCAAGGCGTCGTTCAAGGGCTACTATCGCGGCGCCGGCGGGCAGGATCAGGTGCTGGTGCGCACCTTCGTCCAGTTCGACGGCGAGGGCGAGACGGCCAACGCAAGGCAACGCGCGATCGGCGGACATGCCGCCGTCACGATGAAGGGCGTGTGCCTGCGTCACGATCCCGAAAGCCCCTATGCCAACGAGAACGGCTATGTGCCGTTCGGCACGCCGGTCGATTACACGGGCGGCCGCAGCGACGGGTGCACGAGCTGGTCGCCGTCCGATGCGACGCGCATCGCCGCGATGGTCAAGGACGATCCGACGACGCTCTACATCTACCCCGATGCGCGCGACGTCGAGGCGGTCGCCCGCGCCAGGCGCGGCGCATCAGGCACCTACTGGAACGCCTACTGCCTGAAGCAGATCGGCGCGCCGAAGTACTGGCCCGCGCATGTCGTCGAGCCGCTTCTGGCCGAGTACCGACGTCTGCACCCGACGCCGCCGCCGCGGCCGGCGCCGATCTGCGGGGAACGCTAG
- a CDS encoding Class I SAM-dependent methyltransferase (fragment) (ID:RHAL1_00061;~source:Prodigal:2.6) → MLNVFRRRSRGGNGYADKALQRYRYKDVWNSASNTEDGAKFAVAGLADEAALEEAAEVTLAQLTESVGVNKDDVILEIGCGVGRVGNILAPRCRKWIGVDASDNMIKYTRKRLSRHQNIELIANNGYDLQAVPDSSVDLVYCTVVMMHLSQWDRYGYVKEAFRVLRPGGRIFMDGVDLTSDYGWEFFLNHLSIPPQERPPNISELSTPQEFSTYLTRAGFKNIRLQSVGLWVVATAVK, encoded by the coding sequence ATGCTCAATGTGTTTCGCAGGCGATCGCGCGGCGGCAACGGCTACGCGGACAAGGCTCTTCAGCGCTATCGCTACAAGGACGTGTGGAACTCCGCCTCCAATACCGAGGACGGCGCCAAGTTCGCGGTCGCCGGGCTGGCGGACGAGGCGGCGCTCGAGGAGGCCGCTGAGGTCACGCTCGCCCAGCTGACCGAGTCCGTCGGCGTCAACAAGGACGACGTCATCCTGGAGATCGGCTGCGGCGTCGGGCGGGTCGGCAACATCCTTGCCCCCCGCTGCCGGAAATGGATCGGTGTCGACGCCTCCGACAACATGATCAAGTACACGCGAAAGCGCCTTTCCCGCCATCAGAACATCGAGCTCATCGCCAACAACGGCTACGATCTCCAGGCCGTCCCCGACAGCAGCGTCGATCTCGTCTACTGCACCGTCGTCATGATGCATCTGTCGCAATGGGACAGGTATGGGTACGTGAAGGAAGCCTTCCGCGTGCTGCGGCCGGGCGGCCGCATCTTCATGGACGGCGTCGATCTCACCTCGGACTACGGGTGGGAGTTCTTCCTGAACCACCTGTCGATCCCGCCGCAGGAGCGGCCGCCGAACATCAGCGAGCTGAGCACGCCGCAGGAATTCTCGACGTATCTGACGCGCGCCGGCTTCAAGAACATCAGGCTCCAGTCGGTCGGATTGTGGGTGGTCGCCACCGCCGTCAAGTGA
- a CDS encoding hypothetical protein (ID:RHAL1_00062;~conserved protein of unknown function;~source:Prodigal:2.6) gives MTSWRLDNIASNLQSTALGNGSWRDLLTLVSSEVGGAGALLFSTDVRHLRPICSPDLDELTHLYEAGRWHERDLRYKGVPTMAREGVMTDFDIMSQDQMRRSDYYQDFLHAQNRHWFAGVGFLASGDLWTISIQRSIAQGPFVTEEQDKLKMLWRPLTDAATLSRLLGDVKIESTTEALDFVSHAAIVCDENGAVLSANQDAEKLVGAMTRGQRLTFKHAQSAALFHALLDSACERKIEPIVMDRSITVISNRGKRLTVRAVCLDLDARFLFTKGSILLLLKPALFSRDEILRRAYGFTSTEAAIALLLLEGRSVHQITEERRVSVSTVRVHLKSIFSKSDTRSQAHFVAQASQLFASQPSV, from the coding sequence GTGACGAGCTGGCGTTTGGACAATATTGCGTCGAACTTGCAGAGCACGGCGCTCGGCAACGGCTCTTGGCGCGACCTGCTCACCTTGGTCAGCAGCGAGGTCGGCGGCGCCGGCGCGCTTCTCTTTTCGACCGACGTCCGACATCTGCGGCCAATCTGCTCCCCCGACCTCGACGAGCTCACGCATCTCTACGAGGCCGGCCGATGGCACGAGCGGGATCTCCGCTATAAGGGCGTGCCCACCATGGCCCGCGAAGGGGTCATGACCGATTTCGACATCATGTCCCAAGACCAGATGCGGAGGTCGGACTACTACCAGGACTTTCTACATGCGCAGAACCGTCACTGGTTTGCCGGCGTCGGCTTCCTCGCGAGCGGCGATCTCTGGACGATCTCGATCCAGCGCAGCATCGCGCAGGGTCCGTTCGTGACCGAGGAACAGGACAAGCTGAAGATGCTGTGGCGGCCTCTGACCGACGCGGCGACCTTGTCGCGGCTGCTCGGCGACGTGAAGATCGAGTCGACGACAGAGGCGCTCGACTTCGTCTCGCATGCCGCAATCGTGTGCGACGAGAACGGCGCCGTCCTCAGCGCCAACCAGGATGCGGAGAAGCTCGTCGGCGCCATGACCCGCGGCCAGCGCCTGACGTTCAAGCACGCGCAAAGCGCGGCGCTGTTCCACGCGCTGCTCGACTCCGCCTGCGAGCGGAAGATCGAGCCGATCGTCATGGATCGCTCGATCACGGTGATCAGCAACCGCGGAAAGCGGCTGACCGTCCGCGCCGTCTGCCTGGATCTCGACGCGCGCTTCCTGTTCACGAAGGGCTCGATCCTGCTTTTGCTGAAGCCGGCCCTGTTCAGCCGCGACGAGATCCTGCGGCGCGCCTATGGTTTTACCTCCACCGAAGCGGCGATCGCCCTGCTGCTGCTCGAGGGACGGTCCGTCCATCAGATCACCGAGGAGCGCCGCGTCAGCGTCAGCACCGTCAGGGTGCACCTGAAGTCGATCTTCTCGAAATCCGACACGCGCTCGCAGGCGCACTTCGTGGCGCAGGCGAGCCAGCTGTTCGCGAGCCAGCCGAGCGTTTAG
- a CDS encoding hypothetical protein (ID:RHAL1_00063;~conserved protein of unknown function;~source:Prodigal:2.6): protein MTASSVAAPPLLRLVALDEDDLAILSANLQDALIPVPEIAYLPREKRFALAGKRFDWVKAAAGGCERCTTGLHFERVLSVARIGFAQDEHDRVLNLLAVAFTPGDAPAGQVTLTFSGGAAIRLEVECLEVGMADLGERWPCTKQPAHPVEERA, encoded by the coding sequence ATGACCGCGTCCTCCGTCGCCGCCCCGCCGCTGCTCCGCCTCGTCGCGCTCGACGAGGACGATCTCGCGATCCTGTCGGCCAACCTGCAGGACGCGCTGATCCCGGTGCCCGAGATCGCCTATCTGCCGAGGGAGAAGCGGTTCGCGCTGGCCGGCAAGCGGTTCGACTGGGTCAAGGCGGCGGCGGGCGGCTGCGAGCGCTGCACGACCGGCCTGCATTTCGAGCGTGTGCTGTCGGTGGCACGCATCGGCTTCGCCCAGGACGAGCACGATCGCGTGCTCAACCTGCTCGCCGTCGCCTTCACGCCCGGCGACGCGCCGGCTGGCCAGGTGACGCTCACCTTCTCCGGCGGCGCGGCGATCCGGCTCGAGGTCGAGTGCCTGGAAGTCGGGATGGCCGACCTCGGCGAGCGCTGGCCCTGCACCAAGCAGCCGGCCCATCCCGTCGAGGAGCGGGCCTGA
- a CDS encoding hypothetical protein (ID:RHAL1_00064;~conserved protein of unknown function;~source:Prodigal:2.6) translates to MLDKPVMIPGPDHPIDTAPSGTRVRVIVGGKVVADTRDALSLREASYPPVLYVPRKDVDMSTLTRTAHSTYCPYKGEAGYFSIPAGGPRAENAVWTYEAPYDAVLAIKDHVAFYPDRVDSIEVTTI, encoded by the coding sequence ATGCTCGACAAGCCCGTCATGATCCCCGGCCCCGACCACCCCATCGACACCGCCCCGAGCGGCACGCGCGTGCGCGTCATCGTCGGCGGCAAGGTCGTCGCCGATACCCGCGACGCGCTCTCGCTGCGCGAGGCCTCCTACCCGCCTGTGCTCTACGTGCCCCGCAAGGACGTCGACATGAGCACGCTGACGAGGACCGCGCACTCCACTTACTGCCCCTACAAGGGCGAGGCCGGCTACTTCAGCATTCCGGCCGGCGGCCCGCGCGCCGAGAACGCGGTGTGGACCTACGAGGCGCCGTACGACGCGGTGCTCGCGATCAAGGACCATGTCGCGTTCTACCCGGATCGCGTCGACTCGATCGAGGTGACGACCATCTAG
- a CDS encoding hypothetical protein (ID:RHAL1_00065;~conserved membrane protein of unknown function;~source:Prodigal:2.6) — MAPRISSAAAWPPIARFITIEAEIGEAAVRRGPAAVALYEFVRFGLKQGWACLFGGAMLALLVATRYAYPAHAPLARYDVLFLAAIALQIGMLVTRLETLEEAKVICAFHVIGTLMEIEKTHVGSWIYPEASLFHIGGVPLFTGFMYASVGSYLARVWRLFDFRFARHPSLPALLVLSAAIYANFLADHFGVDMRLGLIAVIIALFARTTVYFKVWRTHRFMPLLLGFLLVALFIWFAENIGTFTGTWLYPRQMGHWTFVSPSKLTSWFLLMIISYAMVAWIQGVRALDAAAVPRDEAVALAR, encoded by the coding sequence ATGGCTCCCCGCATCTCCTCGGCCGCCGCGTGGCCGCCCATCGCCCGCTTCATCACGATCGAGGCCGAGATCGGCGAGGCGGCCGTCCGACGCGGTCCGGCGGCCGTCGCGCTCTATGAATTCGTCCGCTTCGGCCTGAAGCAGGGCTGGGCCTGCCTGTTCGGCGGCGCGATGCTGGCGCTGCTCGTCGCCACCCGTTACGCCTATCCCGCCCACGCGCCGCTGGCCCGCTACGACGTCCTGTTCCTCGCCGCCATCGCCTTGCAGATCGGCATGCTGGTCACCCGGCTGGAGACGCTGGAAGAAGCCAAGGTGATCTGCGCCTTCCACGTCATCGGCACGCTGATGGAGATCGAGAAGACCCACGTCGGCTCTTGGATTTATCCCGAGGCGAGTCTCTTCCACATCGGCGGCGTGCCGCTGTTCACCGGCTTCATGTATGCGTCGGTGGGCTCCTACCTCGCCCGCGTCTGGCGGCTGTTCGACTTCCGCTTCGCGCGCCATCCAAGCCTGCCGGCCCTGCTTGTCCTTTCGGCGGCGATCTACGCGAACTTCCTTGCCGATCACTTCGGCGTCGACATGCGGCTCGGCCTGATCGCCGTCATTATCGCGCTCTTTGCGCGCACGACGGTGTACTTCAAGGTCTGGCGCACGCACCGCTTCATGCCGCTGCTCCTGGGCTTTCTGCTCGTCGCGCTCTTCATCTGGTTTGCCGAGAACATCGGGACCTTCACGGGCACCTGGCTCTATCCGCGCCAGATGGGGCATTGGACGTTCGTTTCGCCGTCCAAGCTCACCTCATGGTTCCTGCTGATGATCATCTCCTACGCCATGGTCGCCTGGATCCAGGGCGTCCGCGCGCTGGACGCCGCCGCCGTGCCAAGGGACGAGGCCGTCGCTCTGGCGCGGTAA
- the cobI gene encoding Precorrin-2 C(20)-methyltransferase (ID:RHAL1_00066;~source:Prodigal:2.6), whose product MTGQLFGIGLGPGDPELMTLKAVRLLRAAPVVAYFCKRDLRGHARTIVDAHLRKDCEEVRLAYPVTTEIPVHDESYAATLAPFYEEAAARLAAHLDAGRDVALICEGDPLFYGSFMHLYVRLRARYAVTIVPGVSGMSGCWSAASLPMSWGDDVLTVVPGTLPPEILREKLAATDAAVVMKLGSNFAKVRAAVEAAGRLDEAVYVERGSMSGERVLPLAEAINEKAPYFSVVLIPGTGRRP is encoded by the coding sequence GTGACCGGGCAGCTCTTCGGCATCGGGCTCGGCCCCGGCGACCCCGAGTTGATGACGCTGAAGGCCGTACGCCTGCTGCGGGCGGCGCCCGTCGTCGCCTACTTCTGCAAGCGGGACCTGCGCGGCCACGCCCGCACGATCGTCGACGCGCATCTGCGCAAGGATTGCGAGGAGGTGCGCCTCGCCTATCCGGTGACGACCGAGATCCCGGTCCACGACGAGAGCTACGCCGCGACCCTCGCGCCCTTCTACGAAGAGGCGGCTGCGCGCCTCGCCGCCCATCTCGACGCCGGACGCGACGTCGCGCTGATCTGCGAGGGCGACCCGCTGTTCTACGGCTCGTTCATGCACCTCTACGTGCGGCTGCGCGCACGCTACGCCGTGACTATCGTGCCCGGCGTGTCAGGCATGTCGGGTTGCTGGAGCGCCGCAAGCCTACCGATGAGCTGGGGCGACGACGTTCTCACCGTCGTGCCCGGCACGCTGCCGCCCGAGATCCTGCGCGAAAAGCTCGCGGCGACCGACGCCGCGGTGGTGATGAAGCTCGGCTCGAACTTCGCGAAAGTGCGGGCGGCGGTCGAGGCCGCGGGGCGGCTCGACGAGGCCGTCTATGTCGAGCGGGGCTCGATGAGCGGCGAGCGGGTGCTGCCGCTCGCCGAGGCGATCAACGAAAAGGCGCCGTACTTTTCCGTCGTGCTCATCCCCGGGACGGGGCGGCGGCCTTAG
- the cobH gene encoding Precorrin-8X methylmutase (ID:RHAL1_00067;~source:Prodigal:2.6), giving the protein MTGGLDYVRDGDEIYRRSFAIIRAEAELARFTAAEERVAVRVIHACGMVEVADDIVFSPGAAEAGVAALAAGAPVLCDAAMVADGVTRARLPADNDVVCTLRDPRVPGLAAQLGTTRTAAALELWRERLDGAVVAIGNAPTALFRLLELIDAGAPRPALVVGIPVGFVGAAESKDALAARSDLASIIVRGRRGGSAMTAAAVNALASERE; this is encoded by the coding sequence ATGACCGGCGGCCTCGACTATGTCCGCGACGGTGACGAGATCTATCGCCGCTCCTTCGCGATCATCCGCGCCGAGGCCGAGCTCGCCCGTTTCACCGCCGCCGAAGAGCGCGTCGCGGTCCGCGTCATCCATGCCTGCGGCATGGTCGAGGTAGCCGACGACATCGTCTTTTCGCCGGGGGCCGCCGAAGCCGGCGTCGCCGCGCTCGCCGCCGGCGCGCCGGTTCTCTGCGATGCCGCGATGGTCGCGGACGGCGTCACCCGCGCCCGCCTGCCGGCCGACAACGACGTCGTTTGCACGCTGCGCGACCCGCGCGTCCCAGGCCTAGCGGCGCAGCTCGGCACGACGCGGACCGCAGCCGCCCTCGAGCTCTGGCGCGAGCGGCTCGACGGCGCGGTCGTGGCGATCGGGAATGCGCCGACCGCCCTGTTTCGCCTCCTCGAGCTGATCGACGCCGGCGCGCCGCGGCCGGCGCTTGTCGTCGGCATCCCTGTCGGCTTCGTCGGGGCCGCGGAATCGAAGGACGCGCTGGCGGCGCGCTCCGACCTCGCCTCGATCATCGTGCGCGGCCGGCGCGGCGGCAGCGCGATGACCGCCGCCGCCGTCAATGCGCTCGCGAGTGAACGCGAGTGA
- a CDS encoding hypothetical protein (ID:RHAL1_00068;~conserved protein of unknown function;~source:Prodigal:2.6), with product MSDAPVLDPAPAAVQDAGAPMTVYVCTTCRDSAASGDERPGARLLAALEALSDDPLVNIEPVECLSVCKRVCTVAFAAPGKWTYVYGDLSAEHAAETILVGARLYAEAEHGIIPWKARPDALKKGVVARVPPLPKALG from the coding sequence ATGAGCGACGCCCCGGTGCTCGATCCGGCTCCCGCCGCCGTGCAGGATGCCGGCGCGCCGATGACGGTCTACGTCTGCACGACCTGCCGCGACTCCGCGGCCTCGGGCGACGAGCGGCCAGGCGCACGGCTGCTTGCCGCACTCGAAGCCCTTTCGGATGACCCCCTGGTCAATATCGAGCCCGTCGAGTGCCTCAGCGTCTGCAAGCGCGTCTGCACCGTCGCCTTCGCGGCGCCCGGCAAGTGGACCTACGTCTACGGCGACCTCTCGGCCGAGCACGCCGCAGAGACGATCCTTGTCGGCGCACGGCTCTACGCCGAGGCCGAGCACGGCATCATCCCTTGGAAGGCCAGGCCGGATGCGCTGAAGAAGGGCGTCGTCGCCCGCGTGCCGCCGCTGCCGAAGGCGCTTGGATGA
- the leuD gene encoding 3-isopropylmalate dehydratase small subunit (ID:RHAL1_00069;~source:Prodigal:2.6), with the protein MDKFTTLTSVAAPLPIANVDTDQIIPARFLKTIKRTGLGSALFASLRYNDDGSEKPDFVLNQRAYRKAQILVAEDNFGCGSSREHAPWALLDFGIRCVISTSFADIFFNNCFKNGILPIVVSPDDLAKLMDDADRGSNATLTVDLEAQEIRGPDGGTLAFEIDPFRKHCLLNGLDDIGLTLEKSGGIEAYESKLAAERPWL; encoded by the coding sequence ATGGACAAGTTCACCACGCTGACCAGCGTCGCCGCGCCGCTGCCGATCGCCAACGTCGACACCGACCAGATCATCCCCGCCCGCTTCCTCAAGACGATCAAGCGCACGGGGCTCGGCTCGGCCCTGTTCGCGTCCTTGCGCTACAACGACGACGGCTCGGAGAAGCCGGACTTCGTTCTCAACCAGCGGGCCTATCGCAAGGCGCAGATCCTCGTCGCCGAGGACAATTTCGGCTGCGGCTCGTCGCGCGAGCATGCGCCCTGGGCGCTACTCGATTTCGGCATCCGCTGCGTCATCTCGACGAGCTTCGCCGACATCTTCTTCAATAACTGCTTCAAGAACGGCATCCTGCCGATCGTCGTCTCGCCCGACGACCTCGCCAAGCTGATGGACGACGCCGACCGCGGCTCGAACGCGACGCTGACCGTCGATCTCGAGGCGCAGGAGATCAGGGGGCCCGACGGCGGCACGCTCGCTTTCGAGATCGACCCGTTCCGCAAGCACTGCCTGCTCAACGGCCTCGACGACATCGGCCTGACGCTCGAGAAGAGCGGCGGGATCGAGGCCTACGAGTCCAAGCTTGCCGCAGAGCGCCCATGGCTGTGA
- a CDS encoding exported protein of unknown function (ID:RHAL1_00070;~source:Prodigal:2.6), which yields MAVTRSSLVAALALLVTAASAQQAPPPGLPGAPPVAPAAAAPAPAPDAFTGDTDTWIFSGVLQDSTESFSGTLITGKSDTQFELKLADGATCDGADLKPSPGLVRLSEIQCTDGRPMRALFVPQPHQTLKVFGHVGDMRFSTVAHILGTQPIPEPQQTTAPRAPMPMPDVPPAAAPPSAKPPG from the coding sequence ATGGCTGTGACCCGGTCGTCCCTCGTCGCCGCGTTGGCGCTACTCGTGACCGCGGCCTCGGCTCAGCAGGCGCCACCGCCCGGTCTGCCGGGCGCGCCGCCGGTGGCCCCCGCCGCAGCTGCGCCCGCGCCCGCGCCCGACGCGTTCACCGGCGACACGGACACGTGGATCTTCTCCGGCGTGCTCCAGGACAGCACCGAGTCGTTCTCCGGCACGCTGATCACCGGCAAATCGGACACGCAGTTCGAGCTGAAGCTGGCCGACGGCGCGACTTGCGACGGGGCCGACCTGAAGCCGTCGCCCGGCCTCGTGAGGCTGAGCGAGATCCAATGCACCGACGGGCGTCCGATGCGCGCCCTGTTCGTGCCGCAGCCGCACCAGACGCTGAAGGTCTTCGGGCACGTCGGCGACATGCGCTTCTCCACCGTCGCGCATATCCTCGGCACGCAGCCGATTCCCGAGCCGCAGCAGACGACCGCCCCGCGCGCGCCAATGCCGATGCCCGACGTGCCGCCCGCGGCGGCTCCGCCGTCTGCGAAGCCGCCCGGCTAA
- a CDS encoding protein of unknown function (ID:RHAL1_00071;~source:Prodigal:2.6) codes for MLAALLLVLVADTAPPSDYRQAELTDMDKRNIALVCEEGHWTRASRADCVKAETEKLKKQKQAQVDARAAEALTAKETAR; via the coding sequence ATGCTCGCGGCACTGCTTCTCGTTCTGGTCGCCGACACGGCGCCGCCGTCGGACTACCGGCAGGCCGAGCTGACCGACATGGACAAGCGCAACATCGCGCTCGTCTGCGAGGAGGGCCATTGGACCCGGGCCTCGCGGGCGGACTGCGTCAAGGCCGAGACCGAGAAGCTGAAGAAGCAGAAGCAGGCGCAGGTCGACGCCCGCGCCGCCGAGGCGCTGACCGCCAAGGAGACGGCGCGCTAG